The genomic DNA CATTCACCACCGGCGTTCCAGGTGGTACAAGAGGTGCCTTTGTGAGGTAACTGAGTATGGTAGCTACTGGGTGGAAAGAGTGGAACTTTCCCtgaaatataaaaagatttatacattcaaaaatttggtttaaagcAAATCCCGGGTTTCTCATGTACTAACTCACTGAATACAAACCTCTCCTTCGGCTTTGAATTGGATCCTGGTGCTGAGTTCAGCGAGAAGAACAAGATCCAAGATAATTGGGGCAGCCAAAAGAGAGTCCTCACAAGTGTTATGCATCACAATTGTGTTCTTCCCTCCCATGAATATCTCGGACGTGTACTCATCCATTGCTCTTTTACTATCCGCAACATACGGTACATACTGCAAAACATTCAGAACAATAGCAAGACTTAAAGACTTTTAAAATGAGTAAAAGAGAAAGGAGCAATTAATGACTTTGGCCTCTgattcaaaatcaaaccttGATGACAACGACATGGTCAGGGTGTTCACCGGGCTCAAAGAGAATGCCATTACTAGCCACCATGTCGTCCACGACATTGCTCTTGGAAATCTCCTTAGAGCGGAAAGTCTGAGGCGCTGAGAGGTTCATACCATCGTTGTTTCCCAAATGGTTATAGCTCACAATTGAAGTAggctgccaaaaaaaaaaaaaaaaggccaatCTTAGCGATAAATCACCTTTTACTTGACAAAAAAgagggtttctttcttttacctTGATGCCAGCTCCAACAAGGAAATCAACCAAAACGGATTTCATCTTAGTCTGACCACTCTTGAAATCATCTCCACCGATCAAACAATTCCTCGATATAGCCAATTCGATAAGACCAGGGACAAAAGTATTCTGAGGACTCCCATTGATGAAAGGGATGCCTTCAAGAACACAAGCAATGGCATACAACGTAGAAGGCGAGATCTCAGACTCGTTCTTTTCAACAGAAGCCATTAGATTCTCCATCGTATCGTTAAGCCCTACAATCACATTGCTATAACGCTCTGTGTTGGCTGTCCATAACACAACCAACTTATCCACTTTGTTCTTCTCCTTAAACTCCCTATAAAGATTCcatcaaaccaaacacatcAAACACTAAACTAACTAACAACTCTCTGTACATATGTAATGTAAggttatatatcatatgattacCTCATGTCCTTGATGATGTGATCTACTTGCTCCTTCTTAGTACCTTTGATCACACTGTTGGCACGTGACCCTTGATTCGCAGCAATGAAATCAGGGTCATAGATTCCAGGGAGTGGGATCATGTTCTCCATGTAAGGTCTAAGTTGTTTCTGCAGGTCAATGTCAAGAACTCTGGCTCTAGCCATGGCATCTGCCAAATTCATGTCACTAATGTCCCAACCACCAAACACAACATCATCTGGATTGACCATTGGAAGAAGACTCTTGAAAGGAGCATAGATCTCTTCACCATTGTAAGAACCAACACGAATCGAAGAAGCTTGAGTGAGTGAACCAAAGTAATTAGCTTGTTGCACTTTGTCTTTAGTCGCCCACGAGATTCCTCTACAATAACAAAGCTTGCCAAGTTTAATCACAAAAGCCAAAATCGAAATGAAAGattccatttttaaaaactcactCTTTGTTAGCAATGACACCAGCGGTTAGTGTTGATCCATTGTTTCCACCCCAACCAACAAGCATAACCCTATCCACCACCAAAGATCATAAAATCGAAAAATGTGAATGAGATTTCGTAAATTTTAACACCAACCCAGATGAATTCGAGTGGACAAAACAAgttaaagattgaaacttttttaagGATTAAAATAAGGGTTGTACCCTAATTTGGGGACACGAGTGTCTGTTTTGAAATCGTATTTGACAGTCTTTGGTTTCACGACCCATTCGTATGTACCGTTACGATTCTCATGAACAACCTCTGTTGTTTCGTAATCGTACACCGAGTGAATCTCATTCTCTGTGTACTTCACGTTCGGGCTCTCAACTTTGAAACTCTCGatgaacatttttgttttctttgaagcTCTGTGTTTGTGTGATTGTGTGATCTCGAATCGACGAGCAAAGAGCGATGATATATAGACAAAGAACGCAAGAGGAGGAACGGACACGTGGCGGTTTCTCTGTGTTAACGATGGTTCGAGTTCGAGCCCACTCTAAAGCCCAAAGAGACTTGAGGGGGAGCTAAGCCACAAGTGTGGGTGAATTCGAGAATGTGAGAGACACGATGGAAGCTGGGTCCATACACGTGGCGTGATCAACGTGAAGacaagtttcttttttgttttttgtgaaCCTTTTTTAAAACCCGTGAAGACACTCGAAGGctccttccttctctttttcACCAGGGATGGGGAAGAAGAGACGGTTGTTGTCGTGGGGACGATGGGTTTTAAAAGCGACATCGTTTCCATCGCCGAGAGACGCGTGGACGCCACGCGATCTGCTGTGTGGAATTTGGTCTTGTTGGATGGACACGTGGCGAAGATGTGCTGTTACGTCTGATGAGAGCGCGTGAGTGTGGTTTTTTAACGTCTCCGTTAACAGTAAAGTAGCAGCTTACAAGGATGAAGAATCAGTGGGCACATTAATCATAGAACCGAAAAACCAAACTCAATCGAACCGACCTAAATTTGGTATTTGGTTCAGTTTTGGGTATTACATAAAAACAGAACAGTTCCAAACTACAAATGGCTTTTGGTTCGGTTAAGGTAAAAAATCTGAAAACGGAATGATATCCGCAAAATAAAATCGAAATAAATACAAAGGATACAAATGGTTGCACTGCTGAACAGATTGGacaggttaaaaaaaattgtttaactaatttttatcatttgcattgaaaatgttaaagaggttggaaaaaattatcaaattagaaagttgaaaaaataaactaatcctacagcaaCAAATGTTCAACTTATTAGACCATtgtattttggagatgaatgagttgaataatattcaacccaattttgtttaatctattttttcaattttaagcaaCCATTTATAGCCAAAATATCTACGGTTTTTTTATTCGTTGCGGATTCAAGTGGTTTTGATAATTtcattcttttggttttgtatagatatttttggttaaattggGAATTGAAGCGAAATTGTTCTGGGTTTTATTTAgttcattaatttctttttttgtggtcAACAAACTCTCCATTCAATTAAGTTACAAGGTTTTTGGTACTCTCTTCTAAAGAGAGCATGGTACAATCAACAAAATTACATAGGAGGATAGAAAACCACGATATGTTGCTTAAACAAGCGAACAACATCCGGATCAAGCTACAACACAAGAGATAGTAAGCTTGAAAGCCTAGGTACAAACAACTAaaatagagataaaaaaaaggtATTAAGGTCCTGTTCGTTTCACCATTTATGTGATTCATTCAAATGATCCATTCAAAAGCTTCATCCAAATGATTCATTTGAATGTCAAAtgactcaacaaaaaaaaaatggttcattTGGATGATGCATTTGAATggaaatatgtttgtttggttattttacATTCTCATCTAAATGGATTTGATTAGAATAATGACTAAACTACCcatgttttgatctaacaattttTTACTCTTAATCTtaaccatattaattttaaatattgatctaaaatacatatacataaatttttattcaaaaccaaacaaaaactctaGAAATcccaatataaattatttataacaattttttataagatataaaacatgttatgccaatataaattatttataacaattttttataagtttttacaATAAAAACTTGTGAAGCGAAGGAGAAGCTTCGAGGTTGGAGTCTCAGCAATAGAAAGAGAAACACGTCCAGGGATAATAAGAACTGCGGCAAGTTCTGTTCTTGGAATTGCCTGAGACTACCCTCTGCTTCAGTACGGATTCTTGCATCGGCTGACTGGGCGGCCAGTAGGAACTGAGTGATCTCCATCGCCGTACTTCTCTCTGCATAACAAAGACATGTAGGAGAATCAGCgacaaaaaatttgtaaatagaaCACAACCAGCACACGACtctaaacaaaagtaaaagctaTTGAACAAAGTATTTGCTATAAATGCAGAAGCAATAATAGCACTATATACAAACCGTCCACAGGTTCAAATGAGATAGCATCAAACAAACAACTTTACgtaacatcaaacaaacaaacaacaacgaAGTCTCTGCTTTACTAACCCATATACAGAGCATAAAACCGAGCACATACTTTCTAATATGGAAGTGTAGTTCCTTCTGCCATCTCCATAGTGATAGAATCACACACATCTTCCATCATTCTATCACCAGCAGGTATGTATGGAACATGTCCATCGTTTTCATCACCATGATGTTCATATGATTCCACTACTTCCCAATGTAAAAAATCAATATCATCCTCTTGTGAATCTTTGATAAAATTATGGAAAGCCATTGTTGCTGTCACAATCTTAATCCATTTATTCAGCTCATACTTAGGGTGCTTCCTGTCAAAAATTCTCCATTTGGCCTTCCAAACACCAAAGGTTCTCTCAATTATCGATCTCAGACCAGATTGTTTACGGTTAAACAGCTCCCTACTGTTGGTCAATGGTCCTCCTCTGCTGAACTGGTCTAGGTAATATCTAACTCTGCGATGAGGGCCTAGGTAACCACTTCTAGTTGGATACCTTGAGTCCACTAAATAGTATTTTCCAGGCGGAGGATGAGGGAAAGAAGCTTCTTGTGTAGCACAATATGTTAGCACTTTTGTGCCATGTGCTCTCCCGGGAACTCCAACATAAGCATAAGTAAATCTCATACTAAAATTTCATATTGCAAGCAAATTcattgttgcttcttcttttcgAACTCTAAATGGCTCTACATTCCCTGATGGAGGACGAACTGGCACATGAGTACCATCAAGGGCACCAATGCAGTCTCTAAAATAAGGCATATATCGGCTATCATTCACTAGAAAAGGACTAACACTTGTCAAATCATCCCTTGTAGGTTTCACTATATCTGCTGTAAGTTTTAATAGAGCACTTAAAACCTCATCCAACTTCCTCTTCACTGTATCGAGTGAATGTTGATATCGCTCAGCTATGACGCGTACAGTTAGATCTTGTCCAACCATCTCTAAGAACATCGCAACACTCTCTTCAAGAAAAATATGGCAAGATCCCTCTAACTTATACTGTTCCGATAGCCTCTTACATAAACTCCTAAATGTTGACTGGTTCATGCACAGAATATCAAAGCATTGTACCTTAGACTCGAATATAAACCGATGCACACGACACCATCCTTCACCTCTGTTTGTCCTCACTAGTTGTCTGTCAATATTAACTTCCTTCACTCCATACATTTCTTCTATAAGAGCATACATGTAGTTTTCCTCCTCTAATACCAAATCCATGTCATCATCCTCAATCAAACACCTTAACGTTTCCTACAATTTGTATTAAATGGTATCAGAGGTTAGCATGAAACTTAAACATTCGAAAGCATGAAACTTAAACATTCGAAAGcatgaaacttaaaaaaaaccaaaacgtACCTGCATAATGAATAATCTGAGAAAGAACTTGAATGAAGCTAGAGTAAAAGGCCTCCAAAGATTGCTCCTCAGTTCCAGGTGATAGACCTGTGACCAAAATTAGTAGGACATTGGAAGACAATCTCAAATAAACATCATAAAATCTCAAATACACATCATAAAATCTCAAATAAACATAATGAAATCTCAAATAAACATAATGTTGAGAAATCTCAAATAAACATTACAGTTTACAGAAAACATAAGGCAATACTGGTAGACACTCACACTAGAGTTTATAGAAAACATAAGAGTAGATATTAggtttacaaaaacaataaaaatgttgagAACTTTCTCTAGCTTCATTCATGTCATTGAAGGCCTCTCTTTCTCTAGCTTCATTCATGCATCCCTGCTTTCACCAGTTGCAAACTCCAAGTAGAGAACCttattctcatcatcttcatagaATAAAAATGTCTGGCGATTAGAAATATCTTGCTTCAGATGCTGAATTGATGCTCTGTATAAGGGAGACCACATTCTTATAGCAGGCAGAGAGTGTAGAACCTTCAAAGCTCGAAGCTGGCAACAACTAAACTCAGGGTGGCTCTCTATTAGTCggttcttgtgggaaagaataTTGTCTCGTGATTGAACATTGTTCTTAATCACTTCTGCTACACCTTCTCTTGCTTGTGCAGACCTTGATCTTTTTCTATTAGCCCTTGACTTACTTGAAGATGAGGGACCAATGTTAGCAGTGGAAACTGAGGAACCATTACCATCAGGAAGGATTTGCCTTGatccaccatcatcatcaagatcaaCATCTTGAGTAGGAAGGATTTGCCTTGatccaccatcatcatcaggaTCATCATCTTGATTCCGATGCATTGCGTCTAACTGCTCTTCTCCTTGTTGTGCAGATCAACCCTCAGCTCCACTGATATGAACTGTACCAAAGACTTTTTCCATCAAATCATTTGCAActggttttatattttattttcctagcTGCTCCTGGAAATTCCTGAACAAAACAATGAGAACAAAAAATGATCACTGGATTCATAAATAAGCTTAAGaataagtttaaaaataaatcaatgcAAGCGCAGAACAAGAAGCTTAGACAACATCAGCACtcacaaaacaaataaggagaAGCTTAAGAATAAGTTTTACAAACCAAATAAGAAATCTACATACCTTACATCGGTCGTTCCACCAGTCATCAGTCATGTTTATGCTCCCATTTGAATGATAACCAAGTCCAGTTCTGTTGTGAGTAAGTTTCTTGAAAGCTTCGTACTGCTTCTTGCAAGTAGTATATTTGATCCCAAATTTTTTCCAAGGATGCCTTTCCCCATAGACCTCATAAAACTTATCTATGATCGATTGTCTTGCAACATCATTCACAttctgttttcttatgtttCCTTTAAGCTTCTCATCAATTCTTAGTTGGAGATAGAAACGGGTTTGCTCATCACTCCATGCAAGATTCTTAAGTGATATAAACATACGTTTTGTAAAAAATCAACCTACACTATAAAACTGCATTAACTAATATGAGTTTAGAGGGGAAGATACTCACATCAGTGCCAGGGATAGTTGTCATTGTTTTTCTGAAGAAGTTCTATGtcctacacacaaaaaaaaatgatcgtAACCAGTAAATGAGCGAGACTGCAAAACCATCAAACCAATTTGTAGTATCTGATAAGACAAACATCTTCATGTTCTCTTTCTAAAACTAACAACCTAAAACACGACAATAGCTAGAAGAAACAGATTTGGATGCTAAAACAATGGCAACCATTAAATTCgaatcaaacatcaaacaatGGCAACCATTAAATTCGATGTATTCACAAcataagctaagaaatcaaacCAAGCCATCACATCTCCATTGATACACATAAAAATCATGAATCAGAGATATATCTTACCTCTCATACGATAGCTGCAGCTATTTCAATCCGTAACACCTGAAACCCAGATCGAGATTTCAATGATTAAAGTAAAAATCGAATCACACGTAACGAGAGATAAGTAGAGATCGCGAGAGAGAGGAGCTAAACCTGAACTCCGGCGAGAGAtccgtgaagaagaagattaaagagGAGCGGCTAGACTGGAGTGAGAAAAACCCATGAGACAAGGACACAAATAGatacggagagagagagagcgccTGAGAGACAAATAGATAAGGAGAGATCGCGAGAGAGATGAGCTAAACCTGAACTCCGGGCGATTCACCGGCGGCTATTCAGCGGCTATGAAGAGAGGAGTGAACCAATGTCGaggaatgagagagagaggtgattAGATGAAGGTGAGAAGGGTATGTAATTATCTAAACTAAGCAAGAGTATATTAgacaatttgattttttagctGAATCATGTGCACTTGAATGATCCGATTAGACCCAGCcagattttttaaattttttggatGAGTTTAATGAAAACCATCTAACTAATTCATTCAAATGCTCTCTTAATTTGACATAAACAAACATCATTTTTCATCTTCACTTAGATGATTCATCCGAACGAAAAAACGATCAACACCTAAAACCATAAAGATAGTGAAATCCACCAAGTAAAAATGCCACATGAAGTGACGGGAGGCTGACCAAGACCAAATAACTGGCCGCAGAACGACAAATTGCCACACTAAAATAATTTAGTTCATTAATTTCTCTATTTGCATGTAGCTATATTtgtccattatatatatatatatatatatatataaataaagggTAGAGTATCAATTTTACAGTTGTACGTCTATGATCTTGTATGTTTTAAATGGTGTATAATGTACTATTGAGATGGTTAAAATCACGTTAGAAACGTCATTTTCAGAGAGTCGTGAATAATTGTGGGCCTTGTGAGTAAACTGTAGATGACAAAATATAAGGCAGCAGCCGAAGCAGTGATCACAATCCAAAAGCGTGATTGTCTAGTTAAAGCAATAAAAGTGAGGTTATTAATTACTTTACTTACTTTTGTGTAAACATGAGTCGTGCTATTAGAAATGAGACGaaaccaattttttaattttgttagttgAGTGTTTTTATGTCCTAGTTCATACTTCATACATTTCAGTTTCACGACGGATCTGCATGGATTTCAATTTATGGCGCAGTGAGAAAATACTTATTTGTTAATAAATCAGCATTGTGTTG from Camelina sativa cultivar DH55 chromosome 7, Cs, whole genome shotgun sequence includes the following:
- the LOC104702762 gene encoding inositol-3-phosphate synthase isozyme 2, yielding MFIESFKVESPNVKYTENEIHSVYDYETTEVVHENRNGTYEWVVKPKTVKYDFKTDTRVPKLGVMLVGWGGNNGSTLTAGVIANKEGISWATKDKVQQANYFGSLTQASSIRVGSYNGEEIYAPFKSLLPMVNPDDVVFGGWDISDMNLADAMARARVLDIDLQKQLRPYMENMIPLPGIYDPDFIAANQGSRANSVIKGTKKEQVDHIIKDMREFKEKNKVDKLVVLWTANTERYSNVIVGLNDTMENLMASVEKNESEISPSTLYAIACVLEGIPFINGSPQNTFVPGLIELAISRNCLIGGDDFKSGQTKMKSVLVDFLVGAGIKPTSIVSYNHLGNNDGMNLSAPQTFRSKEISKSNVVDDMVASNGILFEPGEHPDHVVVIKYVPYVADSKRAMDEYTSEIFMGGKNTIVMHNTCEDSLLAAPIILDLVLLAELSTRIQFKAEGEGKFHSFHPVATILSYLTKAPLVPPGTPVVNALSKQRAMLENILRACVGLAPENNMIMEYK